CGCCCATTATCTAACATCTCCAGGTAGCGGTGGTTATTGATCAAGTGGTTTTACTGTCactaagagggtgtttggattggcttttaaaaaGTAGCTTATAAACTaaaagccaaaagccataagttggtaatacccaacttttttttatttttttgtacttTTCATGCCTAAAAgtaagtgcttttaagcactttttatcATTCCCAAACACCACAAAAACTAGAAAAGTGCTTaaaaatccaaacaccctctaaatTTGTGTGGTAAAgttgagtttttattttattttctgcaGGTTTTTGTCTTGTTTAGTGATGGCTCAGTTTACATCCTATGTCCTGTTGTTCCATTTGGAAGGTAATTTACCAAAGATCACAGTTCTGCTAATCTTAAGCTTTTGTTCAGAGATAACAATGGACAGagaaatttaattttgaattgaTGGTTGTGAAgtaatatgaaattatttttaaaggTCTTTATACAAAATATATTTCCATAATGTTTCTGACTTTTCTTATTCTTGCTCAGTTGTAAAATTGATCTGCTGATaggtagtattttttttttttttgataggcTTGTCTGTCTTTATAAGAGATCTCATAGACTATTGTCTTCCCCCAAGAGGAATTATTTCCCCTCCCATATTTCTCGTTTCATTTTTTCCTCAAGACTTCTAATTTGAAAATGTTTTTACTTATTTCTTGTGTCTGCTATTTTTAGCCTATGCAAGAGGCAGGTCGCAATATTTCACTTGATCTCACTAAAGTAGATTCTTTCCATTTGAACAGTGTGTACAAATGGGAATCTATACTGGAGTTATATAGTGATGCGCATGTGTTTGGTCTGAAATCATCGAATTCAAAAGCTGTGAAAAACTCAAATTTGGCAATCTCTTGGTTGGAAGCAACATTTCCTGAACTAGCCCGGAAAGAAGTTCATGCAGAAAATGCTTCTGTGCTTAGAGCTCAGCCTTATGCTTTATTTGATGCGTCAATCTCATTGCAGGTACTTTACTAACGAACAGTTCTTATGTTCTTGAGTATATCCAGCTGGTCCATATCCGCCAATACCCCCTTTGACTTGCTTAGATGGATGAGAACCATCGCAAAAGTTAAGGGAATTTATAGCctttttggccaagcttctcaccatgccaaaagtgtttttttttctttcaaaaaagtgttttttcctcaatttgaggtgtttggccaagtttttgtttttgaaaaaaaagtgcttttggctagaagcagaagcaattttgaagaagcagaaaaaagtagatTCTCTCCGGAAGCAGAagcaattttgacttttcttcttaccaaaaataacctttgcaaaatattatatataccaaaataaccttacttagtttaaactattaggtaatataaaatgacttttgggttgaactttcatatttattggatgattttttgatatatttaaattatcttgaaagaataaagtacttttcaattttatttttatattttacttaaataaaataaaaaacttaattattatctttaataataaatatttgtaattatttatctacttatataatattaactattaagcaaATCTCTTCATGTCCTTATATGTAATTTGACACataaaagtactttttgaaaagcttggccaaacataaattattgttcaaaagtgcttttcaaattgattagccaaacataaactgtttttcttcaaaagtacttttttgaaaagcacttctcaaattAAGCTGATTtttccagcttggccaaacaagctattaatCTCTTTTGCATTATGACTTGattcatttttcatcaattgttttttctctctcttgttaTTCAATGCCATATGTGAatattcatgaatatgaactgtCAGATTTGATTGCCCTAGTTGATATGCTGTGCAGCATGCTGTCCTTCCTTACAGCAGGAACAGGCTACttatgtaaatattatttttaaaaagtggatcctatattattttttaatattttaattatgtTTACCGTGCATTTTAGATATAGCAGTCATAAGTTGGACTTCATCGGGCACCATTTATACCTTGAACTTCTTCAGAGACCAACATTAATTTGATTTTCAGTGATTAAGGATATGAAGGAAGAATGCATCTATGTTTACctcgtttttatttttaatcgTTCTGCTAATATGGAAGAGGTAAAAAATGGCTCTGATTGCTGATTGTAGTAACATGACACCGTTGAATACTGTAAGCGATTGTATTGTTAAAAACAGAAGATTGGTTGATACTGATTCATATGGGAGAACAAAATAGTTTTCTACCTTTCATTTGAGCATACACGGAGGAAGAAGTACTCATAATGCTTTCTAGCTGGATTGCTCTAGCAAGAAGCAAGATACAGTAGAAAGTCTTTTCCGTCTGTCCTTATTATCTAatgtattgattttatgggcTAATGTCTTGTTGGATGAGACACTCTTTTTCTGTCTCAGTTGCTTGTGTATCGGTGAAGGATGCCGACTCGGACAAGTCTTATAAACCTTAGTCTAAAGATTGCAGTGGAAAACACGGTGAAACAAATTAAGGCCGTATTTCAACGGAAATGGCTCCCATTCTTCTCTTCATGTATCTCCTCGGAAAAGCAATCCACTGAACTTTTATGTCTTCGTGTGGAGGGCCTCATTTCTgttctctcttattctttttaTGCTGAAATAAATACTACTATAATCTTGCTTAAATGAGTACTATTTTGTCCTTTTTTCCTGTTTCTTGAAGTGAAAAATCTGTGTGAAATTTTAATTTCACGTGGTAACATCAAAGTTTGGCTGCACTACTATTCCTTATCTCACTATGAAGGAAAAGAAGTTATTTCCAGTGATTACAAAGCAAGCCACTTTATTTGCTCTGGCTTAATCTCTTGGTGGAATCGTTTTTAAGAAAAGCTAATTTGTTTGTCTTTCCAACTATATATCACCTTCTTAACACTGGCTTTACTTGCAGGGGCCCTTACGTAAAGTAAGTCACGGCGTTGAAGAAGACTCGGTTCATCCTCCAGTTTGTGAAGGGCGTGCTGTCAGTTTTCTTTATGATTTAGTTAGCAAAGATTCTATTGTCGTAACTGCTTGGAGTGGTGGCCAGTTGCAAATTGATGCTTTAGCTGATGAAGTACAGCCGGTTTGGAAGGTCGGTAGCCCACCTCGGGTTTGTCTGGATTCAACTGATAGTATAGTTGGCCTTGCAATGATTTGCGAGTCATTGTCCAGTGACACCTCTATTTCGAAGCTTGACCTGCCACCTGATCATACCTTATGGTTGGGGCATCCACCTCCTCTTTTGAGGCTGGCTATTGTGGATTTAGCTCTGCCCAGAAGAAGCGGTTCTGTTATATTGATGTTTGTTGATCCCCTTATTTCAGAAAGAATATATTGCCTTCACAATGGAGGAATTGATTCAGTAGTGTTACACTTTTTGCCTTTTACTAATCAGAGTAGTGGCAAAGAAGACATGATGAGAAGTCCCTCTGTGCATCCCGTTCTTAGCACTTTCCAAGGAGAAGCATCCTCAGCCTCCCCACTTTGTGGTTTCTTGGCTCTGTCAGATTCTTTCGGAGATTCATGGATCGTGGGTCTTACCCCTTCTAGCGAGTGTATAGTGTTGGAGATGGAGACTTGGAATACACTGGTTCCCCCAATTATTGATAAGGTTGACAAACTCAGAGACTCAGAGGGACCAAAAGATACAGATATTCCTACTATCATAAGCAAAGAGCTCCTTACCGGGCCCAGGGTAGTTCTTTTGCCTCCTTCATCGCCTCATTTACGCTCCGTTGCTGCTGATTCAATTGAAGGCCGATCAACACTTCATCAGTATTTCAAgctttttcatgaaaattatgtggAATATGCCCACAAGGTAACTTTGTGCTGTCGTTACGCTATAATCTTGATAGCAGTTGTGACTTTTTCCTGCTGGACTTCTCTTTTTAAGTTAGATTTTGCCTTATTATCTATCTGATCCTTCAAATTTTCCGCTCTTTTGGGGTTTCAGTGGGGCGTCTGTGTCTGTCTGTCTGTCTCTCTTATTATTTGTGCTAGTGAAAGTTCTGGTGGCAATTCATTTTTATGAATTAATTTTTCTGTCAGTTTAAAAATGCGTTCCACCATTAACTATCTTTGACATGTCTGATTTCTTAAAATTTCTCAAAATTGTGCATTTTCTTTTTCGGATATTGGAGTAGCTTTTTGTAGTTGAACTTCTATTGGCCCTGATagatgtatcatgtatttcatagTTTTAGAATGTTCATCATGCTATTTTTTTGAAGTTACAGGATGAGCCTGGAGAAAGAAACTCATCTTTCTctctagttttttggcaataCACCGTCTCCAACACTCCAAAAAACCAAAAATATCTTTCCAAATCGAGTAATCGACAATATAAGACAGTTCTGAACCATCTTTAAATGATCAGAAATTGAAATCAACCATCCTGAAATCCTAAAAACACATCAATCCACACCCTTCACATCCTCTTTTAGCAACTTTTGGCAAGTGAATTTGGATTTACGTTTGGATTGATTTTCTTAGTAACTTAAACTTAGTATAGGAGGATGAGACTGGAACATAACTTAGGTAACAATGGAATGGAAAATTTCGTCTGCTGTTGGATTAAAGAGTTGCCAAACGATAACAATGAAAAAGCTTGCAAGATTCGAACTCATTGAGAGGCGACGAAAATTTATGAGCAGGAGGTGATGGACAGACAATGTAAGGTGGATCTGTAATGTCTTAAAACTAGCTTCTGAAGGGGTTGGTCGAACCGTCAAGAGGATTATGATGGGTGATAGTGGTTCATTGAAAGAAAGAGGCTTTTTTTCAAACAGTGGTCTCCAACTATCGCGTGCAGTTGGAACACAGAGGAATCAGAACAAGTCTGATCAGATTGGTGGTCGTTCTGCATCACTTAaggatcaattttttttttcgaaacaATTGAACCTACATTCGAAGGATTTCTATGTTTGGATACTCGAGAAACGCCCTTTCAGATAGGTGAGAATTAGAGCAAGAAAATTGAGAAAAGGATTCTGCAACCATTAACATAGAGGTGGGAATTGGATCCTCTAAATTCCAATTTGGGTTGAGTTCGCAATAAGAGTGAGAAAAAGCCATTGTAAAAAAAATAGCATGGTCAGAGATAGTCAATGGCCAAACTCTGTTCTCTGGTGAGGTCCTGTGGCCAGCTTTTGAAAAGTTGGAAGTTGCAAATGAACATAACAAGATGCCGGCCTAAGGTATACGGCCTGCTATCTCTTAAAATTTCATACAAATGAAAGCGGGGATACACAGTTCCCCATTTTTTTACTCTTAATAAAGGAAAAGCTGATAAACTGGAGAGATGAGTAATGAACCAGATTAAAATagagtaaagaaaaggaaaagggtaaATATAAGAAAAAGGCTGGGATAGCAAGCAGCAAGCCGAATGGTAAGGCCTATACTGACTCCTGCAAAACAAAATGCAGAGCTCAAATTAAACCTGATATGCTTATGCCCAGTCACTTGAGATAATATATACACACATAGGTAGAGATAGTGGACTCGATGGTTCTAGAGGTGGAATTAGTGCCTTGTTGGAACCTCCTATGCTATCACAAATCTCTAATAATCTTGCTCTAATTGAGGAGGATCACAATGTGGAATTGAAAAGAGCATGGAAAATTCGTCAATGAGGACTCTCCGAAGGTCCTAGCAA
This DNA window, taken from Nicotiana tabacum cultivar K326 chromosome 4, ASM71507v2, whole genome shotgun sequence, encodes the following:
- the LOC107779325 gene encoding nuclear pore complex protein NUP88 isoform X3 — protein: MVYTSCISMGGLRPKKIQLYAGQFQLVQRFTLTKTTQYARCRFVGTLTVTPIWESSLLIPFSGFMICRRPLVSQNRSIICSLWSLAVRTMLHQSAPSIFLLGVIICGTGSVVYKWESILELYSDAHVFGLKSSNSKAVKNSNLAISWLEATFPELARKEVHAENASVLRAQPYALFDASISLQGPLRKVSHGVEEDSVHPPVCEGRAVSFLYDLVSKDSIVVTAWSGGQLQIDALADEVQPVWKVGSPPRVCLDSTDSIVGLAMICESLSSDTSISKLDLPPDHTLWLGHPPPLLRLAIVDLALPRRSGSVILMFVDPLISERIYCLHNGGIDSVVLHFLPFTNQSSGKEDMMRSPSVHPVLSTFQGEASSASPLCGFLALSDSFGDSWIVGLTPSSECIVLEMETWNTLVPPIIDKVDKLRDSEGPKDTDIPTIISKELLTGPRVVLLPPSSPHLRSVAADSIEGRSTLHQYFKLFHENYVEYAHKVYFELQHHAPHVKKIIDDQHSRLHKAQQKILEVERKQEKIEDRIEHAVQFHSKLEERLQSLRHLPAAHKRSLSKAEREFKSELDRYRGVELDALRSSIEAVNARLKRFTHSPQANRSNEQRQLSVRRKSHVQENEMSLLKASLEKLSLVNSENAKKVKVVESALKCREIGTS